One Novosphingobium sp. EMRT-2 DNA segment encodes these proteins:
- the fabD gene encoding ACP S-malonyltransferase produces the protein MRAFVFPGQGSQKVGMGVELAEASTIAREVFEEVDDALGQKLFQIMREGPEDALTLTENAQPAIMANAIAVLRVLEKEGGIALADKADFVAGHSLGEYTALCAAGAFSLADTARLLKLRGRSMQAAVPVGVGAMAALLGADIEKATALAEAAAEGEVCTVANDNDPTQVVLSGHKGAIDRAVALVKEHGIKRGVLLPVSAPFHCPLMQPAGDAMAEALDKTPPAALRVALFANVTAAMVTDPADVKRLLVEQVTGRVRWRESAIAMKDAGVEQFVELGGKVLGPMINRTVADVSVTSVIGMADIEALAKDL, from the coding sequence ATGAGAGCTTTCGTTTTCCCGGGGCAGGGCAGCCAGAAGGTCGGCATGGGTGTCGAACTGGCCGAAGCCAGCACAATCGCGCGCGAAGTGTTCGAGGAAGTGGACGACGCGCTGGGGCAGAAGCTGTTCCAGATCATGCGGGAAGGCCCCGAAGACGCGCTGACCCTGACCGAGAACGCCCAGCCCGCGATCATGGCCAATGCCATCGCCGTGCTGCGCGTGCTGGAAAAGGAAGGCGGCATCGCGCTGGCCGACAAGGCGGACTTCGTCGCGGGGCACAGCCTGGGCGAATATACCGCGCTCTGCGCCGCGGGGGCCTTCAGCCTGGCCGACACCGCGCGCCTGCTCAAACTGCGCGGGCGTTCGATGCAGGCGGCCGTGCCGGTGGGCGTGGGCGCGATGGCCGCGCTGCTGGGCGCCGACATCGAGAAGGCGACCGCGCTGGCCGAAGCGGCGGCCGAAGGAGAGGTCTGCACCGTCGCCAACGACAACGATCCGACGCAGGTGGTCCTTTCGGGCCACAAGGGCGCGATCGACCGGGCCGTGGCGCTGGTCAAGGAACACGGCATCAAGCGCGGCGTGCTGCTGCCGGTGTCCGCGCCGTTCCATTGCCCGCTGATGCAGCCCGCCGGCGACGCCATGGCCGAGGCACTGGACAAGACCCCGCCCGCCGCGCTGCGCGTGGCCCTGTTCGCCAATGTCACCGCGGCCATGGTCACCGACCCTGCCGACGTGAAGCGCCTGCTGGTGGAACAGGTCACGGGCCGCGTGCGCTGGCGCGAGAGCGCGATCGCGATGAAGGACGCGGGCGTCGAACAGTTCGTGGAACTGGGCGGCAAGGTGCTAGGACCGATGATCAACCGCACGGTGGCGGACGTTTCGGTCACCAGCGTGATCGGCATGGCCGACATCGAGGCGCTGGCGAAGGATTTGTAA
- the fabG gene encoding 3-oxoacyl-[acyl-carrier-protein] reductase, with product MEHRLFDLTGMTALVTGAAGGIGSAICHALARQGARLALSGTNPGKLRAFREELNAAYGHDHVEITCDLSNTEQVEHLVPAALDTLGKLDILVNNAGITRDNLAMRMKDEEWDAVIRVNLEAAFRLMRASAKPMMKARFGRIVTITSVVGATGNPGQVNYAAAKAGLVGMSKSLGQELASRNITVNCVAPGFIRTAMTDVLPDAQKDALNARIPMGRMGEGSDIGAAVAYLASKEAGYVTGQTLHVNGGMAMLS from the coding sequence ATGGAACACCGCCTTTTCGATCTTACCGGCATGACCGCCCTCGTTACCGGCGCGGCCGGCGGCATCGGGTCGGCGATCTGTCATGCGCTGGCGCGGCAGGGCGCGCGGCTGGCGCTGTCGGGCACCAATCCCGGCAAGCTGCGCGCATTCCGCGAGGAACTGAATGCGGCTTACGGGCACGATCACGTCGAGATCACCTGCGATCTTTCGAACACCGAACAGGTGGAGCATCTGGTGCCAGCCGCGCTCGATACGCTCGGCAAGCTGGACATTCTGGTCAACAACGCCGGCATCACGCGCGACAACCTGGCCATGCGGATGAAGGACGAGGAATGGGACGCGGTGATCCGCGTCAACCTGGAAGCTGCGTTTCGCCTGATGCGCGCCTCGGCCAAGCCGATGATGAAGGCGCGCTTCGGCCGGATCGTCACGATCACCAGCGTCGTCGGCGCCACCGGCAATCCGGGGCAGGTGAACTATGCCGCCGCCAAGGCCGGGCTAGTCGGCATGTCGAAGTCGCTGGGGCAGGAACTCGCCAGCCGCAACATTACCGTCAACTGCGTGGCGCCCGGCTTCATCCGCACCGCGATGACCGACGTACTGCCCGATGCGCAGAAGGACGCGCTCAACGCCCGCATCCCGATGGGCCGCATGGGTGAGGGCAGCGACATCGGCGCGGCGGTGGCCTATCTCGCATCGAAGGAAGCGGGCTACGTCACCGGTCAGACGCTCCACGTCAACGGCGGCATGGCGATGCTTTCCTGA
- the dnaN gene encoding DNA polymerase III subunit beta produces the protein MKATIERATLLRCLSHVQSVVERRNTIPILSNVLIEAAPDATVRLMATDLDLQIVETMPAAAVDQPGAITVSAHLLFDIARKLPDGSQVSLETADNRMIVKAGRSRFQLPTLPRDDFPVIVEGDLPTSFEIPARVLAELIDRTRFAISTEETRYYLNGIFLHVSDEAQPVLKAAATDGHRLARYTLPRPDGAEGMPDVIIPRKCVGELRKLLEEVLDTSVLIDLSASKVRFTLGGENGVVLTSKLIDGTFPDYSRVIPTGNDKLLRLDPRSFFEGVDRVATIATEKTRAVKMALETDRVTLSVTSPDNGTAAEELPADYTAQGFEIGFNANYLKDILSQIDGDTVELHLADAGAPTLIRKDEKSPALYVLMPMRV, from the coding sequence ATGAAGGCGACGATCGAACGCGCAACCCTGCTGCGGTGCCTGTCCCACGTGCAATCGGTGGTGGAACGGCGCAACACGATCCCGATCCTGTCGAACGTGCTGATCGAGGCTGCGCCCGATGCCACGGTGCGCCTGATGGCCACGGACCTTGATCTGCAGATCGTGGAAACCATGCCCGCCGCCGCTGTCGACCAGCCCGGCGCGATCACCGTATCGGCGCACTTGTTGTTCGACATCGCGCGCAAGCTGCCCGATGGCAGCCAGGTCAGTCTGGAAACGGCGGACAACCGCATGATCGTGAAGGCCGGGCGCAGCCGCTTCCAACTGCCCACGCTGCCGCGCGACGATTTCCCGGTGATCGTGGAAGGCGATCTGCCGACCAGCTTCGAGATCCCGGCGCGCGTGCTCGCCGAACTGATCGACCGCACCCGCTTCGCGATATCGACCGAAGAGACACGGTATTATCTCAACGGCATCTTCCTGCACGTTTCGGACGAGGCGCAGCCCGTGCTGAAGGCGGCGGCGACCGACGGGCACCGTCTGGCGCGCTACACGCTGCCGCGCCCGGATGGTGCCGAAGGCATGCCGGACGTGATCATCCCGCGCAAATGCGTGGGCGAGTTGCGCAAGCTGCTGGAGGAAGTGCTCGATACCAGCGTGCTGATCGATCTTTCGGCCAGCAAGGTGCGCTTCACGCTGGGTGGTGAGAACGGCGTGGTGCTGACCAGCAAGCTGATCGACGGCACGTTCCCCGATTACAGCCGCGTCATCCCCACCGGGAACGACAAGCTGCTCCGGCTCGATCCGCGCAGCTTCTTCGAAGGTGTGGACCGCGTGGCGACGATCGCCACCGAAAAGACCCGCGCGGTGAAGATGGCGCTGGAAACCGATCGTGTGACGCTGTCGGTCACCAGCCCGGACAACGGCACCGCGGCCGAGGAGCTGCCGGCGGATTACACCGCGCAAGGGTTTGAGATCGGCTTCAATGCCAACTACCTCAAGGACATCCTGAGTCAGATCGACGGCGATACGGTGGAACTGCACCTGGCCGATGCCGGCGCGCCCACGCTGATCCGCAAGGACGAGAAAAGCCCGGCGCTGTACGTGCTGATGCCGATGCGCGTCTGA
- a CDS encoding methyl-accepting chemotaxis protein produces MDDKRQDFSRKIAFFAIGEKDQAHFPAILRALAKHAPPALDRLYDGIAAEPALSGFFSSQAMVDHAKQKQLDHWRQMFEGRPDEAYNARARRIGHIHAKIGLEPGWYIGAYAGVLADVIVAMAAGSGLGVTGSRKLGQAISAMLKMAMLDMEIALSTYFDAANEALRSSVIDKLGDSLRKMTDGDFTARLTDLPSEFIELQNDFETMREKVRVALSAVSETAQNVDLGAREIREASHDLATRTEEQAASLEAASASMTTLASSVQTTAEDAWHMRDSVQQAHNDAQQGGAVVGEAVHAMNDIHRSAQEIGKIISVIDGIAFQTNLLALNAGVEAARAGDAGRGFAVVANEVRALAQRSAEAALDIKKLIGESSVQVERGVELVGQSGDTFARIVAKVGEIADLANNIATVAGEQASHIGQTRETVRELDVMTQQNAAMVEEATAAARNLAGEADRMAELVGHFVLEANKGGYPRRMARAA; encoded by the coding sequence GTGGACGACAAGCGACAGGATTTCAGCAGGAAGATTGCCTTCTTCGCCATCGGCGAGAAGGATCAGGCGCATTTCCCCGCGATTTTGCGGGCGTTGGCCAAGCATGCGCCGCCGGCGCTGGATCGGCTTTACGATGGCATCGCCGCCGAACCCGCGCTTTCGGGCTTCTTCAGTTCGCAGGCGATGGTGGACCACGCCAAGCAAAAGCAGCTCGATCACTGGCGCCAGATGTTCGAGGGGCGGCCCGATGAGGCCTACAACGCGCGGGCGCGCCGGATCGGCCACATCCATGCGAAGATCGGGTTGGAGCCGGGTTGGTACATCGGCGCCTATGCCGGGGTGCTGGCCGATGTGATCGTGGCGATGGCGGCGGGGTCCGGTCTTGGCGTGACCGGATCGCGCAAGCTGGGCCAGGCGATCAGCGCCATGTTGAAGATGGCCATGCTGGACATGGAAATCGCGCTTTCGACCTATTTCGATGCCGCCAACGAGGCGCTGCGCAGTTCCGTGATCGACAAGCTGGGCGATTCGCTGCGCAAGATGACCGATGGCGATTTCACCGCCAGGCTTACCGACTTGCCGAGCGAGTTCATCGAGCTTCAGAACGATTTCGAGACGATGCGCGAAAAGGTGCGCGTGGCGCTTTCCGCTGTCTCCGAAACCGCCCAGAACGTTGACCTTGGCGCGCGGGAAATCCGCGAGGCATCGCACGATCTCGCGACGCGCACCGAAGAGCAGGCCGCTTCGCTGGAAGCGGCGTCCGCTTCGATGACGACGCTGGCAAGCAGCGTGCAGACCACCGCCGAAGACGCCTGGCACATGCGCGATTCGGTGCAGCAGGCGCACAACGATGCCCAGCAGGGCGGTGCGGTGGTGGGCGAGGCGGTTCACGCCATGAACGACATCCACCGGTCCGCGCAGGAGATCGGCAAGATCATCTCGGTGATCGATGGCATCGCGTTCCAGACCAACCTGCTGGCGCTCAACGCCGGCGTGGAGGCGGCGCGGGCCGGCGATGCGGGGCGCGGGTTCGCCGTCGTCGCCAACGAGGTGCGCGCGCTGGCGCAACGGTCGGCCGAGGCCGCGCTCGACATCAAGAAGCTGATCGGGGAAAGTTCGGTCCAGGTGGAACGCGGCGTCGAACTGGTCGGCCAATCCGGCGATACGTTCGCCCGGATCGTCGCCAAGGTCGGCGAGATTGCGGACCTTGCCAACAACATCGCGACCGTCGCGGGTGAGCAGGCGAGCCATATCGGCCAGACGCGCGAAACGGTGCGTGAACTGGACGTGATGACCCAGCAGAACGCCGCCATGGTGGAAGAGGCGACCGCCGCCGCGCGCAACCTTGCCGGGGAGGCCGATCGCATGGCCGAACTGGTCGGCCATTTCGTGCTCGAAGCGAACAAGGGCGGCTACCCGCGCCGTATGGCGCGGGCGGCCTGA
- a CDS encoding NAD(P)-dependent alcohol dehydrogenase, which yields MQAIRVGAPATLDSLHADTLPDPGAPGSGQIRVRLAASSLNYHDFAVVTGMLPAAAGRIPMSDGAGEVVAVGDGVRGVTVGDAVVSTFFTDWDSGPPPSSAFTTVPGDGIDGYARTDVVVPAHWFTRAPAGYSHAEAATLTCAGLTAWRALFVDGATKPGDTVLVQGTGGVSIFALQFAKAAGARVIATSSSGEKLERLRALGADETINYREVPAWGAKALELTGGRGVDTVVEIGGAGTLDQSMMAARVGGHVALIGVLTGFAGPVQTALLMAKNLRVQGLTVGSRSDQLAMIAGVEANGIRPVLDRHFPLAALADAFRHQASGAHFGKIIVDI from the coding sequence GTGCAGGCCATCCGCGTCGGCGCGCCCGCCACGCTCGACAGCCTCCATGCCGATACCCTTCCCGATCCCGGCGCGCCGGGATCGGGCCAGATCCGCGTGCGCCTCGCCGCCTCGTCGCTCAACTACCACGATTTCGCGGTAGTGACGGGCATGCTGCCGGCGGCCGCCGGGCGGATTCCGATGTCGGACGGCGCGGGCGAAGTGGTGGCCGTGGGTGATGGTGTCCGGGGCGTCACGGTGGGCGATGCGGTGGTCTCGACGTTCTTCACCGACTGGGACAGCGGCCCGCCGCCGTCAAGCGCGTTCACCACCGTCCCAGGAGACGGGATCGACGGCTATGCGCGGACAGACGTGGTCGTGCCGGCGCACTGGTTTACCCGCGCACCGGCGGGCTATTCGCACGCCGAGGCCGCGACGCTGACCTGCGCAGGCCTTACCGCGTGGCGCGCCCTGTTCGTCGATGGCGCGACCAAGCCGGGCGATACCGTGCTGGTGCAGGGCACGGGCGGCGTCTCGATCTTCGCGCTCCAGTTCGCCAAGGCGGCGGGCGCGCGGGTGATCGCGACGAGTTCGTCGGGCGAGAAGCTGGAACGGCTGCGTGCGCTGGGCGCGGACGAGACGATCAATTACCGCGAAGTGCCCGCTTGGGGCGCGAAGGCGCTGGAACTCACCGGCGGGCGCGGCGTGGATACCGTGGTCGAGATCGGCGGGGCGGGAACGCTCGATCAGTCGATGATGGCGGCGCGTGTGGGCGGGCATGTCGCACTGATCGGCGTGCTCACGGGCTTCGCCGGGCCGGTGCAGACCGCGCTGCTGATGGCCAAGAACCTGCGCGTGCAGGGGCTGACGGTCGGATCGCGATCGGACCAGCTGGCGATGATCGCCGGCGTGGAGGCCAACGGCATCCGGCCCGTGCTCGATCGCCATTTCCCGCTGGCCGCCCTCGCCGATGCCTTCCGGCATCAGGCGAGCGGAGCGCATTTCGGCAAGATCATCGTCGATATCTGA
- a CDS encoding amidohydrolase family protein, protein MPQYDLIIRNGTIVDGTGRPRFKGDVAVRDGLIAAVGTVQGDAAEEIDASGRIVAPGWVDIHTHYDGQATWDAEMAPSSWHGVTTVVMGNCGVGFAPAAPDRHDWLIGLMEGVEDIPGTALAEGMKWDWETFPEYLDALERLPRSVDVATHVPHGAVRAYVLGDRERPGAVPTDEDMDRMAAIVEEGVRAGALGFSTSRTVIHKSVDGELVPGTTATAEELIRIGRAMGRVGHGVFEIASDMKREWDEFGWMGAISRETGLPVTFAALQSIAKELPLSEQIAEMDRQNAQGANIVAQIALRGNGIVMAWRGTVHPFRFRPSYIAIADLPWDEQLARLKDPAFREKLLAEANVYPESDIIHLFRMIAEGWFNQYQMDDDFDYEPQAEASIAARAAARGMAPDAYAYDLMMEQDGTGFIYLPILNYADGNLDFLEALQARDDCVNSLSDGGAHCGTICDAASPTFMLQHWVRDRKRAKDRAEGRLTLEHAVKRQCHDTARLYGLDDRGVLAPGYIADINVIDFDNLKLLRPWLDFDLPAGGKRLLQKAEGYDATIKSGVVTFRKGAWTGATPGGLVRGPQRVEALEAAE, encoded by the coding sequence ATGCCCCAATACGATCTCATCATTCGCAACGGCACCATCGTCGATGGCACCGGCCGTCCGCGCTTCAAGGGCGATGTCGCCGTACGCGACGGGCTGATCGCCGCCGTTGGCACCGTCCAGGGCGACGCCGCCGAGGAAATCGACGCCAGCGGCCGCATCGTGGCGCCCGGTTGGGTTGACATCCACACGCATTATGACGGGCAGGCGACGTGGGATGCGGAAATGGCGCCCTCGTCCTGGCACGGCGTGACCACCGTGGTCATGGGCAACTGTGGTGTGGGCTTCGCGCCGGCAGCGCCCGACCGGCACGACTGGCTGATCGGCCTGATGGAAGGCGTGGAGGACATCCCCGGCACCGCGCTGGCCGAAGGCATGAAGTGGGACTGGGAAACCTTCCCCGAATATCTCGACGCGCTGGAGCGCCTGCCGCGCAGCGTGGACGTTGCCACCCACGTTCCGCATGGCGCGGTGCGCGCCTATGTGCTGGGCGATCGCGAACGGCCCGGCGCCGTGCCGACCGACGAGGACATGGATCGCATGGCCGCGATCGTGGAGGAAGGCGTGCGCGCCGGCGCGCTGGGTTTCTCCACCAGCCGCACCGTGATCCACAAGTCGGTCGATGGCGAACTCGTGCCCGGCACCACCGCCACCGCCGAGGAACTGATCCGCATCGGCCGCGCCATGGGCCGCGTCGGCCACGGGGTGTTCGAAATCGCGTCCGACATGAAGCGTGAATGGGACGAATTCGGCTGGATGGGCGCAATCAGCCGCGAAACCGGCCTGCCTGTGACGTTCGCCGCGCTCCAGTCGATCGCCAAGGAACTGCCGCTGTCCGAACAGATCGCGGAAATGGACCGGCAGAACGCGCAAGGGGCCAATATCGTCGCGCAAATCGCGCTGCGCGGGAACGGCATCGTCATGGCCTGGCGCGGCACGGTGCACCCGTTCCGCTTCCGCCCGAGCTACATCGCCATTGCCGATCTGCCGTGGGACGAACAGCTTGCCCGCCTGAAAGACCCCGCGTTTCGCGAGAAGCTGCTGGCCGAAGCCAATGTCTATCCGGAGAGCGACATCATCCACCTCTTCCGCATGATCGCGGAAGGCTGGTTCAACCAGTACCAGATGGACGATGATTTCGATTACGAACCGCAGGCCGAAGCCAGCATCGCCGCGCGGGCGGCGGCACGCGGCATGGCGCCGGACGCCTATGCCTATGACCTGATGATGGAACAGGACGGCACCGGCTTCATCTACCTGCCGATCCTCAACTATGCCGATGGCAATCTCGATTTCCTCGAAGCGCTGCAGGCCCGCGACGATTGCGTCAATTCGCTGTCGGACGGCGGCGCGCACTGTGGCACGATCTGCGATGCGGCCAGCCCCACCTTCATGCTCCAGCACTGGGTGCGCGACCGCAAGCGCGCCAAGGACCGCGCGGAAGGCCGGCTCACGCTGGAACACGCGGTCAAGCGCCAGTGCCACGATACCGCGCGGCTTTATGGCCTCGACGATCGCGGGGTGCTCGCGCCGGGCTACATCGCGGACATCAACGTGATCGACTTCGACAACCTGAAGCTGCTGCGGCCCTGGCTCGATTTCGACCTGCCGGCGGGCGGCAAGCGCCTGCTCCAGAAGGCCGAAGGCTATGACGCGACGATCAAGTCCGGCGTGGTGACCTTCCGCAAGGGCGCGTGGACCGGGGCGACGCCGGGCGGGCTGGTGCGCGGACCGCAGCGCGTGGAAGCCCTGGAGGCCGCCGAATGA
- a CDS encoding FAD-dependent oxidoreductase → MRHIAIIGSGPAGYYTAEAALKQWGEDVKVDIFDRLPVPFGLIRTGVAPDHQSIKGVSRRYEQTALSDNVRFVGNVTIGQDVSIEELGGFYDAVVLATGAPRDRPLDLPGDRLGNVFGSAAFVGWYNGHPEFTSLAPDLSGDTAVVIGMGNVALDVARILSKTRDEFAGSDIVAHALDALDVSKLRRIVILGRRGPHQIMMTPKELGELGHLSRGTPAVDPQDLPDESKDALLEPGIRKSVSHLRAFARNDATGADIAIEFDFFGAPRALLGTGKVEAIEVERTRIEDGRAVGTGEFYELPASLVVSCIGYRTVPIPGVPFDERAGRFANDEGRILPGLYCVGWARRGPSGTIGTNRPDGFAIIEQIAADIGEGAGKAGRAGFDALAETRKLDVVTFRDWKRIEEAESARARSGAPREKFVDVADMIRARG, encoded by the coding sequence ATGCGGCATATCGCCATTATCGGTTCCGGTCCCGCCGGATACTACACCGCCGAAGCCGCCCTCAAGCAGTGGGGCGAAGATGTAAAGGTCGACATATTCGACCGTCTGCCCGTTCCGTTCGGCCTGATCCGCACCGGCGTCGCGCCGGATCACCAGTCGATCAAGGGCGTCTCGCGCCGCTATGAACAGACCGCGCTGTCGGACAACGTGCGCTTCGTGGGCAACGTTACCATCGGCCAGGATGTGAGCATCGAGGAACTGGGCGGGTTCTACGACGCGGTGGTCCTCGCCACCGGCGCCCCGCGGGACCGGCCGCTCGACCTGCCCGGCGATCGGCTGGGCAACGTCTTCGGCAGTGCGGCTTTCGTCGGGTGGTACAACGGCCACCCCGAATTCACCTCGCTCGCGCCCGATCTTTCGGGCGATACCGCCGTGGTCATCGGCATGGGCAACGTGGCGCTCGACGTGGCGCGGATCCTGTCCAAGACGCGCGACGAGTTCGCCGGGAGCGACATCGTGGCGCACGCGCTCGACGCGCTCGATGTTTCGAAGCTGCGCCGGATCGTGATCCTGGGCCGGCGCGGCCCGCACCAGATCATGATGACGCCCAAGGAACTGGGCGAACTGGGCCATCTTTCGCGCGGCACGCCCGCGGTCGATCCGCAGGACCTGCCGGACGAAAGCAAGGACGCCCTGCTGGAGCCGGGCATCCGCAAGTCCGTCAGCCATCTGCGCGCCTTTGCCCGTAATGATGCCACGGGCGCGGACATCGCGATCGAGTTCGATTTCTTCGGCGCCCCCCGCGCCCTGCTCGGCACCGGCAAGGTGGAGGCGATCGAAGTCGAGCGCACGCGCATCGAAGATGGCCGTGCAGTCGGCACCGGCGAATTCTATGAGCTTCCCGCCAGTCTGGTGGTCAGTTGCATCGGCTATCGCACGGTGCCGATCCCAGGCGTTCCCTTCGACGAACGGGCGGGCCGCTTCGCCAACGACGAGGGGCGCATCCTGCCCGGCCTCTACTGCGTTGGCTGGGCGAGGCGCGGACCTTCCGGCACCATCGGCACCAACCGTCCGGACGGATTCGCGATCATCGAACAGATCGCCGCGGACATCGGTGAAGGTGCAGGCAAGGCCGGTCGCGCCGGATTCGACGCGCTGGCCGAAACGCGTAAGCTCGATGTGGTGACGTTCCGCGACTGGAAACGCATCGAGGAAGCCGAATCGGCGCGCGCGCGCAGCGGTGCCCCCCGCGAGAAGTTCGTTGATGTGGCCGATATGATCCGCGCACGGGGCTGA
- a CDS encoding alpha/beta fold hydrolase has protein sequence MIGVAGRRLRMGQWHRAATGRRPLVLLNGIGMNIELLEPVARELDDRRIISIDMPGIGKSPDPVFPYTIPCMALTLATLLDRLRIDRADIAGISWGGAVAQQFAFQHRAKTGGLILAATASGGATMVPANGSMFSHLVDPMEYTVERALRRNLASLYNGGGRGSVSLNAAKAPSPLGWACQMTAFGTWSSVPFLPLISPPTLIMADEDDQLIPPANSHFLHNAIPGSQLQMFRGGGHLFMLSDPVSFGNRVRAFLDATARKG, from the coding sequence ATGATCGGCGTTGCCGGGCGGCGGCTGCGCATGGGACAGTGGCATCGCGCAGCCACCGGGCGGCGGCCGCTGGTCTTGCTGAACGGCATCGGCATGAACATCGAATTGCTGGAGCCGGTGGCGCGGGAACTAGACGATCGCCGGATCATCAGCATCGACATGCCAGGCATCGGCAAGTCGCCCGATCCCGTCTTCCCCTATACCATACCCTGCATGGCGCTGACCCTGGCGACGCTGCTCGATCGGCTGCGGATCGACCGTGCCGACATTGCCGGCATCAGCTGGGGAGGCGCGGTGGCGCAGCAATTCGCGTTCCAGCACCGCGCCAAGACCGGTGGCCTGATCCTGGCCGCCACCGCATCGGGCGGCGCTACGATGGTGCCTGCCAACGGTTCGATGTTCAGCCACCTCGTCGATCCGATGGAATATACGGTGGAACGGGCGCTGCGCCGCAACCTGGCCTCGCTCTACAACGGCGGCGGGCGCGGCAGCGTGTCCCTGAACGCCGCCAAGGCGCCCTCCCCGCTGGGCTGGGCCTGCCAGATGACCGCGTTCGGCACGTGGAGCAGCGTTCCCTTCCTGCCGCTGATCTCCCCGCCCACGCTGATCATGGCGGACGAGGACGATCAGTTGATCCCGCCCGCCAATTCGCACTTCCTGCACAACGCGATTCCCGGCAGCCAGCTCCAGATGTTTCGCGGCGGCGGGCACCTGTTCATGCTGTCAGACCCGGTCTCGTTCGGGAATCGCGTGCGCGCGTTTCTCGATGCCACCGCCCGCAAGGGCTGA